In Hippoglossus stenolepis isolate QCI-W04-F060 chromosome 13, HSTE1.2, whole genome shotgun sequence, a single genomic region encodes these proteins:
- the LOC124851068 gene encoding protein mono-ADP-ribosyltransferase PARP14-like: MPMMKKVKDDEDLKKYVVMVSTVADWQYQQQGLQYQSFDPITNFQLEQAMQKKRTDVKVNVQGQDYTVTLPNGPATNRKGDALQIRRIDKLKDEVPEHWDAMPPNTTCVAVPIHEETPEYGEVLNLFQASCKQTVIKIDRIQNPMFWKSLQVKKRDIEQRNGHSNNERRLFHGTTETIVNTINENGFNRAYAGKNAACFGNGTYFAVNANYSAQDTYSRPNLKGEKCMYLCQVLTGDYTLGKKNMVVPPAKSNTSLQLYDSVVDNMANPNMFIIFHDVQAYPEYLITFK, encoded by the exons ATGCCAATGATGAAAAAGGTGAAGGATGATGAGGACCTGAAGAAGTACGTGGTGATGGTAAGCACAGTTGCAGACTGGCAGTACCAACAGCAAGGGCTCCAGTATCAAAGCTTTGATCCAATAACAAACTTCCAGCTTGAGCAAGCAATGCAAAAGAAGCGGACAGATGTAAAAGTCAACGTCCAAGGTCAAGACTACACCGTCACTCTGCCAAACGGACCGGCCACCAACAGAAAGGGAGACGCATTGCAGATAAGGAGAATTGACAAACTGAAAG ATGAAGTACCTGAGCACTGGGATGCTATGCCCCCAAACACTACGTGTGTGGCTGTCCCTATCCATGAGGAAACACCAGAGTACGGTGAAGTCCTGAATCTATTCCAGGCCTCGTGCAAACAAACAGTCATCAAG ATTGACAGGATCCAGAACCCAATGTTCTGGAAGAGCCTACAGGTCAAGAAGCGTGACATTGAGCAGCGAAACGGTCATTCAAACAACGAGAGGCGTCTGTTCCACGGCACCACTGAGACCATAGTGAACACGATTAATGAAAATGGCTTCAACAGGGCTTACGCAGGAAAGAACG ctgcttgttttgGCAACGGCACGTACTTTGCTGTCAATGCCAACTACTCTGCCCAGGACACATACTCCCGGCCGAATCTGAAAGGGGAGAAGTGCATGTACCTCTGCCAAGTGCTGACCGGGGATTACAcgcttggaaaaaaaaacatggtcgTACCACCAGCCAAGAGCAACACGTCCCTTCAGTTGTACGACAGTGTCGTGGACAACATGGCTAATCCCAACATGTTCATCATCTTTCATGACGTCCAGGCTTATCCGGAGTATTTGATCACATTCAAGTAA